Within Synechococcus sp. NB0720_010, the genomic segment CTCTGGAACCTGGTGGGCTTCCAGACCAACCTCAAGTGGGGCGAGCAGAAGCGGGTGCTGCGGATGATCCCGGGCCTGGAGAACGCCGAGTTCGTGCGCTTCGGGGTGATGCACCGCAACACCTTCCTGGAGGCGCCCCAGCTGCTGGATCCCACCCTGCAGTTCCGCAGCCGCCCGACCCTGCTGGCCGCCGGCCAGATCACCGGCACCGAGGGCTACGCCGCGGCCGTCGCCGGCGGCTGGCTGGCCGGCACCAACGCCGCCCGCCTGGCCCAAGGTCTGGAGCCGATCAACCTGCCGGCCACCACCATGAGCGGCGCCCTGACCCACTTCATCGCCGAGGCCCCCAGCGAGAAGTTCCAGCCCATGCCCCCCAACTTCGGCCTACTGCCCGAACTCCCGGAGCGCATCCGCGACAAGCGCCGCCGCTACGGCGCCTACCGCGACCGGGCCCTGGAGGATCTGGCGCCCTTCTGCGAACAAGGCCTAGTGGCGGCCTGACAGCTGGGGCTCGCTGCGCTTGATCCAAAGGGCCAGCGGAATGCCAGCGGCCGTGAAGACGCCATAGAGGCCCATCGCCAAGGGCAGTCCCTCGGCGCTGCTCAGCTGCAGCAACAGACCCGAGATCAGCATCATCAGGCCACCGCTGACGGTGCCGCAGGTGTTGACCAGGGCCACCACGAAGGCCGTTTTTCCTGGGGCTGCAGCCTCCTCGGCCATGGGGAAGGCCATCACGCTGGTCCCAATTCCAAGACCCAGGCCAGCACCCGCCAGCCGTTGCAGCTCACCACCACCGGCAGGGCTGCCCAAGGCAAACAACGAGATCGTCGCCAGCAGGCTGCCCACAAGCAGCAGACCAGAGCGCCTCTGGGGGCGCTTCGCCAGGGCGCCGCTGAGCACCATGCTGACGCTGATGCCAAGCGAGAGCAGCAGGGTCGCCTGCACCTGAAGGTCAGTGTTCCAACCGCGTAGGCGGGAGATCAGGGCGTACTGCCCAAGGCCAAACAGCAGCCCCCCGCCCCAGGCGTACATCAGTGCGCCCTGCAGCAGTTGGCGGGGGTTTGGCGATCCCTCCGGCTCAGACGTCGGAGCAGAACTGGAGCGCTTCAGCGAGGGCCGAGACCAGGCCAGCAGCGCCAAGGGCAACACCACCAACACCGCCAACGAGAGGCTTTGGACCTGCACCAGCAGCCGCCAGTTCTGGCTGCCGATCAGCAGGGGCATGAGTGCGGCAAAGGTGGCACCAAGACCGAGCAGGCTGTCGGTGAATCCCATCGCCAAGGCGAATCGCTCCTGGGGCAAGCTGCGGCGTGCCAGCAGTCCAGAGGCGGGAAACGCCACGGCACAGGCCAGGCCCATGCCGGCGCGGCTCAGCAGCAAGGCCTGGAACGACTCGCCTCGTGAGAAGACCAAGGTGAAGCTGGCGGCCGCGACTCCACCGAGCAGCAGCAGACGATCGACCTGCCTGCGATCGAGCAGCCAGCCCACTGGAATCTGAACCAGTCCGTAGGGAAGGAGAAAGGCACAGCCCAGGAGCGCCATAGCACCGGGCTGGAGGGCCGAACCCTGCGCCAGGTCGTGCTCGAAAAATTGAAAACTGGTTTCAGCCCAGACCATCCAGGCGATAAAGACCAGGCTCAGGATCCAAAGGATGCGATCGCGCAAAACACCGATCAGGCTCTTCCCGGTCCTCTAGCAAGAGTGAGGGACAGCGGCCAAAGGCCTGGCGATAGGGTTCCAAGCTGCTTCCGCCAGTCCCGCCGTGACCAAGCCCTCCTGGGACGTGATCGTGATCGGCTCGGGCATCGGCGGCCTGGTGACCGCCTCCCAGCTGGCGGCCAAGGGCGCCAAGACCCTGGTGCTGGAGCGCTATTTGATCCCCGGGGGATCGGGAGGCAGCTTCCGCCGCGAGGGCTACACCTTTGATGTGGGCGCCTCGATGATCTTTGGCTTCGGCGAGAAGGGCCACACGAATCTGCTGACCCGGGCCCTAGGCGATGTGGGCCAGCACTGCGAGACGGTGCCGGATCCAGCCCAGCTCGAATACCACCTGCCGGGCGGCCTGAACGTCGCAGTGGACCGGGACTACGAGGCCTTCATCGCCCGCCTCACGGGCCTCTTCCCCCACGAGGCCAAGGGCATCCGCGCCTTCTATGACACCTGCTGGCAGGTGTTCAACTGCCTCGATGCGATGCCGCTGCTCTCGCTCGAGGACCCGGCCTACCTGGCCAAGGTCTTCTTCAAGGCGCCCCTGGCCTGCCTGGGGCTGGCCCGCTGGCTGCCCTTCAACGTCGGCGATGTGGCCCGCCAGCACATCAAAGACGAGCAGCTGCTGAAGCTGATCGACATGGAGTGCTTCTGCTGGAGCGTGATGCCGGCCGACCTCACGCCGATGATCAACGCCGGCATGGTCTTCTCCGATCGCCATGCCGGCGGCATCAACTACCCCAAGGGAGGCGTTGGGGTGATCGCCGAGAAACTGGTGGCCGGTCTCGAGAGCCATGGCGGCGCGATCCGCTACAAGGCCCGCGTCACCGAGGTGCTGATCGAGAACGGCCAGGCCGTGGGCGTGAAGCTGGCCGATGGCGAGACGATCCAGGCCCGCCGCGTGGTGAGCAACGCCACCCGCTGGGACACCTTTGCCGGCGAGGGCTCGGTGCGCCAACCGCTGGTGGATGCCGCCCACACCCCCAAGGCCGAGCGCACCTGGCGCCGCCGCTACAAACCCTCCCCCTCCTTCCTCTCCCTGCATCTGGGGGTCGACGCCTCGGTCATTCCCGAGGGCTTCCACTGCCACCACCTGCTGCTGGAGGACTGGTCGGCGATGGAGGACGAGCAGGGGGTGATCTTCGTTTCGATCCCGACCCTGCTGGATCCCTCCCTGGCCCCCGAGGGCCGGCACATCGTCCACACCTTCACCCCAAGCGACATCCAGGCCTGGAAGGACCTGAGTCCAAGCGCCTACAAAGCCAAGAAGGCCGCCGATGCCGCCCGACTGGTGCAACGACTGGAAGCAATCCTGCCGGGTCTGGCCGGCGCGATCCGCCACCAGGAGATCGGCACGCCCCGCACCCACCGCCGCTTCCTCGGGCGCATGGGCGGCAGCTACGGCCCGATCCCCGCCCTGCGCCTGCCGGGCCTGCTGCCGATGCCCTTCAACCGCACGGGGCTGCAGAACCTCTACTGCGTCGGTGACTCCTGCTTCCCCGGCCAGGGCCTGAACGCCGTAGCCTTCAGCGGCTTCGCCTGCGCCCACCGCATCGGCGCGGACCTGGGCCTGAACCCCTGGGCCCTGCCGGACTAAGCCAAGAGCCGCCAGTCCTGGGGGGCCAGCTGGCTGCCATCGGGCAGCGCCAGCGCTGAATCCCGGCTGCGGTTGAGCACCAGCCGCCGCCGCTCGGCCCCGCTGCCGCGGATCAGCAGCAGCCCCTCCTCGCCAAGGAGCTCCAGCTCCAGTTCAGCCGAGCGCAGGGCGGAGTGCTCTCGGCGCATCTGGGCCAGAGCAGCGATGAAGTCCCCCAAGACCAGGGGCGCCCCCCAGGGGAAGGCCTCACGGCAGGCCGGCTCCTCACCGCCCGCGAGGCCAGCCTCAGTGCCGTAATAGAGCGAGGGCACCCCAGGCAGGGCAAAGAGCAGCACCAGGGCCAGCTTCAGGGCCGCCAGGTCCCCCTGGAGCATGTGCAGCGCCCGCGGCACGTCATGGCTGTCCAGCAGGTTGAGCTGAGCGCAGTTCACCTCGGGCCGGTACCAACCCAGGGTCTCGAGCAGCAGCGCGCGATAGTGCTCGCCACTGAGGCATTGATAGGGAATCGCCTCGCGGTGATGCCCATGGGCCAGGACCCCGGCAGCGACCCAACCGAGGGTGCCCCAGGCGAGGCGGTAGTTCATCACCCCATCGAAGTGCTGGCCGCCGAGCCACTGGCGCGCCTCACCCCAGATCTCGCCAACGATCCAGGCCTCGGGGTTGGCCGCGCGCACCTCCCGCCGAAACTCCAGCCAGAAGCTCGGCTCCACCTCATCGGGAACGTCCAGGCGCCAGCCGTCAATCCCGCGCTCGATCCAGTGGCGACCAACCGCCAGCAGGTGCTCACGCACCTGGGGATTGGCGTGGTTGAACTTGGGCAGGGCCGGATCAGACCACCAGGCGTGGTAGCCGCAGGACTCCCCCGCTGCGGGGTAGGGCCTCAGGGGCCAGTGCTCGCTGATGAACCAGTCGCGGTAGGGCGAGGCCGGCCCGTTCTCCAGCAGGTGATGGAAGGCCCAGAAACCCCGGCCGCAGTGGTTGAAGACCCCATCGAGCAGCAGGCGCATACCCCGGCGCTTGAGTTCGGCCAGCAGCGCCGCAAAGGCCGGCTCACCGCCCAGCAGCGGATCGACCTGGAAATAGTCGTAGGCGTGATAGCGGTGATTGGCCGCCGAGCTGAAGATCGGGTTGAGATAGAGGCAGCTGACCCCCAGACCCTGGAGATGGTCCAGGCGATCGAGCACACCCCAGAGGTCACCCCCTTGAAAGGCATGGGGATCGGGCGCGGAGCCCCAGGGCGCCAGAAGCAGGCCGCTCTGCTGGGGCGAGCGCCCACTGCGGCAGAAACGATCCGGAAAGATCTGGTAGACGACGGCCTCCGCGGCCCAGGCCGGCGGCAGGCAGAAACCCGAACTCGCAGAAGCCGAGACCATCTCCATAGGGTGGCCCCTCTTGACGCAAGCTGCCGAGATGCCGACTTCCGAGGAGCTGGCCCGCTACCTCGAGCAGCGGGGCGAACTCTCCAAACCCTGGATGCTGCAGCTGCTGCGGCTGACGAAGCTGAAGGAGGCCAAGGACACGATGAACCCCGAGGAGTACGAGCAGAAACTCCACGAGGCCCACGCCGATCTGATGCGCCTGGGCGAGTTCTGGAAGGGACGCGAGCAGGAGGTCTTCGGCGGGCGCTACCAACCCTCGGGCGTGATCGAACCGCTCCCCGGCTCCCCCGAGGACCGATGAGCGACCAGCGCTACCCGATGGCGCCGCTGATTCGCTTCACGCTGGTCAGCCTCTATCTGGCCCTGGTCTTCCCCCTGCCCTGGATGGCCCCGGCCAACCTTCAGCCCTGGCTGATCGCTGCACTGCCCCTGGGGCTGCTGCTGGTCTGGGCCCTAGTGAGCGAGGAGGTGAGCCTGGGCGAGGGCGGCCTGCAGGTGGGCTACCCGCGCTGGTGCTCCTGGCTGCTGCGCCGCGGTTGGTCCCTGACCTGGGAGCAGGTCAAGGGCCTGACGCCTGTAGCCACCAGCCAGGGGGGCCGTGTCTTCTACGTCAGAACGGAGGACGGCTCGGCCTATCTGCTCCCCCAACGGGTGCAAGCCTTCGAGGAGTTCCTGGGCCGCTTCAGCGAGCGGACGGGCCTGGACACCAGCTCCATCGGCCGGATCAGCCCCCCTTGGACCTATCAGCTCCTGGCGGGGCTCTGCCTGGCGATGCTGGTGTTTGAGGCGATGGTGGGCTGGGCCCTGCTCAGCGGGCGATGGGTGCTCCCGTCAGCGGCGCTGAGCTGAGGCCATCGGAGGGAATGGTGTCCAGGCTGAAGCGGTAGCCCTGCTGGCGCACGGTCTCGATGCCGCCGCCCTCGCCCAGGCCGGCCTGCTCCAACTTGCGCCGCAGGGTGAGCACCTGGGTGTCGACCGAACGGGGGCCACCACTGAAGGGGGGCCAGGCCATGCGCAGCAGTTCGCTGCGGCTGCGGATGATGCCGGGGGGCATCAGCAGGGCGCACAGCAGGGCGAATTCCCGGGGGCTGAGCTCAACGGGCTGATCCCGCAGGGTCACCTGGCGCAGCAGGACATGCACCTCGAGCGGACCGACGCAGACCCGCTCCTGCAGACCCGTACCACTGCGGCGCAGCAGCAGCCGGCAACGGGCGGCCAGTTCCTCCAGGCCAAAGGGCTTGCGCAGGACGTCATCGGCGCCGGCATCGAGCAGGGAGACCACCGGTTCTGAGCCGGAGCGGGCCGTGAGCACCATCACCGGACAGCGAAGCTGACCAGCCAGCTTCAGGGCTGAGGTTTCCTCCAGCAGTTCGGCGGCAACAAGCAGGTCGGGGGTGAGGTCCTCACAGAGGGCAATGGCCTCTGAGGCGGTGGAGACAGCGGCGGTGAGGTGACCGTCCTGCCGCAGACGCTGGGCCAGAACGGTGCGCAGGGTGGGGTGAGGATCCACCACCAGAACCCGTTTCAGATTCGATTCAGGACTTGGAGGTGTGGAGGACACGCCCTTCTCCTTGATTCTCTCTACGCTATCGGTAATTTCAGAGGCACATCGGTATCAAGCACTGCTTGATATCTGGCCACCGGGTCGAGGCCCTCTTCCCGAACCATGAACGGACTGCAGCACCCAGAAGCCATTCGCCATTTCCAGTCCCTCTGCGATGCCTGCCAGTCCCTGGCGGATCGCTACCACGGGCCCTCGGAACTGCGGCTGTACGCCGATGGCTACCTGCACGCCCTGCGGCGCTCGGCCCTGCTGGACCCCCTGGCCCAGCGCCGCCTTGAGGAGGTCGTGGACCGCTGGATCATGGATCCCTCCAGCTTCATCGGCCCCAACGGCGACATGAGCACCCTCTACGAGACCGGCCGCAACTAGGCACAAAAAAAGGGGCCCTCAGGCCCCTTGGAGATCTCAGCTGGCGAGGGCAATCGCGAGCTTTTCCTTGAGTTCCCCTGAGTTGTACATCTCGATCAGGATGTCGGAGCCGCCAATGAACTCCCCATTGACATAGACCTGGGGAATGGTCGGCCACTCGGAGTACTCCTTGATGCCCTGACGGATCTCCATGTCGGAGAGCACGTCAAAGGTCTCGAAGGGAACGGCCATGGCGTTGAGGATCTGCACCACGTTGTTGCTGAAGCCGCACTGGGGCATCAACTTGCTGCCCTTCATGAAGACGAAGATCGGGCTGCTGCCCACCAACTGATCGAGGCGCTGCTTGAGGGCGGAATCCATGGGATGAATCGTGAAATCAGGAGGGGGTTGAGGTCTGCAGGGCGAGGGCGTGAATCGCCTCGCTGGCCAGCTCCGAGCGAAGGGCGCCGTAGACCAGCTGGTGTTGCTTGATCCGGCTGAGTCCCTCAAACGCCGAGGAGACCACCTTCACCTGCAGGTGGTCACCGCCGCCGGTGAGATCTTCCACCTCAACGCAGGCATCGGGAAGGGCGACGCCAATGGCGGCCTTCACCTGGTCGGGATGAACCATGACCTCAGATCAGTGAGCTTGGGACTGTAAGAAGACGGACTGCGGAATCAATTGCCCGCGCCCGAACCACCGGCGAAGGGGGTGGTGACGAAGCCCAGCTCCAGCAGGCTCTGATAAGCCTTCTGGCCCATGGGGTTGGCCGGGGTGGTGATCTGAACCACTTCCACCAACAGGGGAACGGCAGCGGCGGGCTGGTTCATCCGGCGCAGCAGCGCCGCCAGACGCAGGTCGATCTTGGCCTGCAGCTCGAGGGCCTCCCGGCCTTTGGCATCCATCTCCCGGGGGATCCGGGCATCGAGGCCGCGGAAGGAACCGCTGAGGCTGCGATAAAAGCGGGTCAGGTTCTGGGCGCCTTCACGGGCCGAGTCGTAGTCGGCTTTGGCCTGCTCCAGATTGCCGGCGGCCGCAGCGGCATCACCGGCCGCCACCTTGGCCTCAATGGCGCTGAGGTTCAGACCCGAGCTGGGGGAAGCCAGGACCTTTTGGGCGTCCTGAGCCAGGGCGGATTGCGAGACCAGACCAGGGACAACCGCCGCCAGGGCGGAGAGGCTGAAGGCGGCGAGTTGCCGGCGCACAGGAGCACTTGCGAATTGGGGCAACTCTACGGGCGTTGCAAGGGGCGCCCAACCGCCTGGCGCGCCAGCGCCTCAGCAGCCTGAAGCTTCTCCGTCAGATCCAGCGTCAGGGCCTTGATCTGCTCCCGTTCCCCACCGGCCAGACGCAGGGGTTGACCGAAGCAGAGGGCGGCCTGATCGCCAAAGCGGGGCTTGGCATGGCCATAGGCAATCCCAACGGGCACCACCTGAACCGCCACCCCCTGGCCTTCCGCCAGGGCCGTCAGCCGCGCCAGCCCAGGCATCAGCCGCATGGCTGGATCGTCCTGGTTGATCTTCCCCTCCGGGAACATCACCAATTGATTGCCGCTCTCGAGCAGATCGACGGCGAAGCGCAGGGAGGCGGCGGCCGGCTTGCGCGGATTCACCGGGAAGCAGCCCAGGCGATGCAGGAACCAGCCCTGCAAACCGGTCATCTCATCGCTGGTGACCATGAAACGGCAGTCCCGTCCGCTCACCCGGCGCCCGGCGGCATAGGGGAGCATCAGCGCATCCCAGCGGGAGCGGTGGGTCGGCGCCAGCAGCACGGGCCCCTCATGGGGCAAGTTCTCGCGGCCAAGGACCCTCAGGCCACCACCAAAAAATCCCTTCAGGGCAACGTCCTGGGTGAGCACCATCGCCACCGGCGCCAGCCAGGGGTTGATGCCGTTGCAGAGACTCTTTTCCCGTTCCGTCAGCGCCACCGATGCCGTGCCTGCCGCCGCCATCGGACTGAACACCCTGACCTGAAGTCCCGGCAACCTAAGGGCGATCCCCTACCGAAAGCCCCTCAAGCAGGCAGTTGATCGAGCGGGCCTGGCGGCGCCATCCATAGGATCCGCCTAGCAGCAGCGATTGCCATGGCGAGCCTTGGCGTCAACATTGATCACATCGCCAATGTGCGCCAGGCCCGCCGCACGGTTGAGCCCGACCCGGTGAGCTACGCCCTGCTGGCTGAGCTCGGCGGCGCCGATGGCATCACCGTGCACCTGCGCGAGGACCGGCGCCACATCCAGGACCGCGATGTGGAGTTGTTGCGTCAGGTGGTGCGCAGCCGCCTGAACCTGGAGATGGCCGCGACCGCCGAGATGGAGGCCATCGCCCTGCGGATCAAGCCCGACATGGTCACCCTCGTGCCGGAGAAGCGCGAGGAGGTCACCACAGAAGGGGGGCTGGATGTGGCCTCGCAGCTCAGCACGATCAAAGGAATCTCGGGCCGTCTCCAGGACGCCGGCATCGGCGTCAGCCTGTTTGTCGACGCCGAGGCCGCCCAGCTGGAGGCCTGCCAGGCCAGCGGCGCCCGCTGGGTGGAACTGCACACCGGCACCTATGCCGAGGCGAACTGGCAGCAGCAGGCCAAGGAAGTGGCACGCATCACCGAGGGCACCTTCATTGCCCGCAGCCTGGGCCTGCGGGTCAACGCTGGCCATGGCCTGACCTACCAAAACGTGGAGCCGATCGCCGCCATCGAGGGCATGGAGGAGCTCAACATCGGTCACACCATCGTCGCCCGGGCCCTCGCAGTGGGCCTGGAGGAGGCCGTGCGGCAGATGAAGGCTTTGGTCCAGAATCCCCGCCGGGAACCCCTCTTCGGCAGCACCAGTTCATGACCCAGTACCACTTCGTGGCCGCCAGTGAGGCCTTCCTCACCGTGGAGGAGCCCCTCGATGAGGTGCTGCGCGAGCGTGTCCGTAATTACGGCGAGCAGGGCAAAGCGATCGACTTCTGGCTGGTGAAGCGCCCCGCCTTCCTCCAAGCCCCCGAGCTCAAGGCCATTGCCGAGCAGGTCCCCCAGCCCGCCGCCGCGGTGGTCTCCACCGATCCGAAGTTCATCGACTTCATGAAACTGCGTCTGGAGTTTGTGGCCAAGGGCAGCTTTGAGGCGCCCTCCAGCTCCATCCCCGACGCCCTGGCCAGCGCCGCCTGAGCTCAGAAGAGACCGAGGAACTTCTTGCGGGGCTCATCCCCATCAGATCGGCCCTGCGCTCCGTCCTGCTGGTAGCGGGGCTTGGCATCACCAATGGTGAGCACCGCTTCTTTGTTCTTCCACCAGATCCAGTCGCGGATCGGCGGGGTACGGGTGAGTTCCGCCTGGGTCAGCCCCAGACCCAACTTGGAGGAGGCGTTGAGGAGCACCTCCACCATCTCGTCGCCGTTGGCGCACTTAGCTAGGGCCTCATTGGTGCGCTTCG encodes:
- a CDS encoding glycoside hydrolase family 13 protein, which gives rise to MEMVSASASSGFCLPPAWAAEAVVYQIFPDRFCRSGRSPQQSGLLLAPWGSAPDPHAFQGGDLWGVLDRLDHLQGLGVSCLYLNPIFSSAANHRYHAYDYFQVDPLLGGEPAFAALLAELKRRGMRLLLDGVFNHCGRGFWAFHHLLENGPASPYRDWFISEHWPLRPYPAAGESCGYHAWWSDPALPKFNHANPQVREHLLAVGRHWIERGIDGWRLDVPDEVEPSFWLEFRREVRAANPEAWIVGEIWGEARQWLGGQHFDGVMNYRLAWGTLGWVAAGVLAHGHHREAIPYQCLSGEHYRALLLETLGWYRPEVNCAQLNLLDSHDVPRALHMLQGDLAALKLALVLLFALPGVPSLYYGTEAGLAGGEEPACREAFPWGAPLVLGDFIAALAQMRREHSALRSAELELELLGEEGLLLIRGSGAERRRLVLNRSRDSALALPDGSQLAPQDWRLLA
- a CDS encoding DUF6761 family protein → MNGLQHPEAIRHFQSLCDACQSLADRYHGPSELRLYADGYLHALRRSALLDPLAQRRLEEVVDRWIMDPSSFIGPNGDMSTLYETGRN
- a CDS encoding MFS transporter; amino-acid sequence: MRDRILWILSLVFIAWMVWAETSFQFFEHDLAQGSALQPGAMALLGCAFLLPYGLVQIPVGWLLDRRQVDRLLLLGGVAAASFTLVFSRGESFQALLLSRAGMGLACAVAFPASGLLARRSLPQERFALAMGFTDSLLGLGATFAALMPLLIGSQNWRLLVQVQSLSLAVLVVLPLALLAWSRPSLKRSSSAPTSEPEGSPNPRQLLQGALMYAWGGGLLFGLGQYALISRLRGWNTDLQVQATLLLSLGISVSMVLSGALAKRPQRRSGLLLVGSLLATISLFALGSPAGGGELQRLAGAGLGLGIGTSVMAFPMAEEAAAPGKTAFVVALVNTCGTVSGGLMMLISGLLLQLSSAEGLPLAMGLYGVFTAAGIPLALWIKRSEPQLSGRH
- a CDS encoding response regulator transcription factor, whose translation is MSSTPPSPESNLKRVLVVDPHPTLRTVLAQRLRQDGHLTAAVSTASEAIALCEDLTPDLLVAAELLEETSALKLAGQLRCPVMVLTARSGSEPVVSLLDAGADDVLRKPFGLEELAARCRLLLRRSGTGLQERVCVGPLEVHVLLRQVTLRDQPVELSPREFALLCALLMPPGIIRSRSELLRMAWPPFSGGPRSVDTQVLTLRRKLEQAGLGEGGGIETVRQQGYRFSLDTIPSDGLSSAPLTGAPIAR
- the grxD gene encoding Grx4 family monothiol glutaredoxin encodes the protein MDSALKQRLDQLVGSSPIFVFMKGSKLMPQCGFSNNVVQILNAMAVPFETFDVLSDMEIRQGIKEYSEWPTIPQVYVNGEFIGGSDILIEMYNSGELKEKLAIALAS
- the crtH gene encoding carotenoid isomerase, with product MTKPSWDVIVIGSGIGGLVTASQLAAKGAKTLVLERYLIPGGSGGSFRREGYTFDVGASMIFGFGEKGHTNLLTRALGDVGQHCETVPDPAQLEYHLPGGLNVAVDRDYEAFIARLTGLFPHEAKGIRAFYDTCWQVFNCLDAMPLLSLEDPAYLAKVFFKAPLACLGLARWLPFNVGDVARQHIKDEQLLKLIDMECFCWSVMPADLTPMINAGMVFSDRHAGGINYPKGGVGVIAEKLVAGLESHGGAIRYKARVTEVLIENGQAVGVKLADGETIQARRVVSNATRWDTFAGEGSVRQPLVDAAHTPKAERTWRRRYKPSPSFLSLHLGVDASVIPEGFHCHHLLLEDWSAMEDEQGVIFVSIPTLLDPSLAPEGRHIVHTFTPSDIQAWKDLSPSAYKAKKAADAARLVQRLEAILPGLAGAIRHQEIGTPRTHRRFLGRMGGSYGPIPALRLPGLLPMPFNRTGLQNLYCVGDSCFPGQGLNAVAFSGFACAHRIGADLGLNPWALPD
- a CDS encoding 1-acyl-sn-glycerol-3-phosphate acyltransferase, producing MAAAGTASVALTEREKSLCNGINPWLAPVAMVLTQDVALKGFFGGGLRVLGRENLPHEGPVLLAPTHRSRWDALMLPYAAGRRVSGRDCRFMVTSDEMTGLQGWFLHRLGCFPVNPRKPAAASLRFAVDLLESGNQLVMFPEGKINQDDPAMRLMPGLARLTALAEGQGVAVQVVPVGIAYGHAKPRFGDQAALCFGQPLRLAGGEREQIKALTLDLTEKLQAAEALARQAVGRPLQRP
- a CDS encoding pyridoxine 5'-phosphate synthase — translated: MASLGVNIDHIANVRQARRTVEPDPVSYALLAELGGADGITVHLREDRRHIQDRDVELLRQVVRSRLNLEMAATAEMEAIALRIKPDMVTLVPEKREEVTTEGGLDVASQLSTIKGISGRLQDAGIGVSLFVDAEAAQLEACQASGARWVELHTGTYAEANWQQQAKEVARITEGTFIARSLGLRVNAGHGLTYQNVEPIAAIEGMEELNIGHTIVARALAVGLEEAVRQMKALVQNPRREPLFGSTSS
- a CDS encoding MgPME-cyclase complex family protein, translated to MTQYHFVAASEAFLTVEEPLDEVLRERVRNYGEQGKAIDFWLVKRPAFLQAPELKAIAEQVPQPAAAVVSTDPKFIDFMKLRLEFVAKGSFEAPSSSIPDALASAA
- a CDS encoding BolA family protein produces the protein MVHPDQVKAAIGVALPDACVEVEDLTGGGDHLQVKVVSSAFEGLSRIKQHQLVYGALRSELASEAIHALALQTSTPS